In a genomic window of Novosphingobium sp. KA1:
- a CDS encoding nucleoside triphosphate hydrolase: MKFETLPPLIAVVGCDGSGKSTVTEALCAWMNERRPTRICHLGKQSGNIGRAIARLPLLGGRLDKSIHAKAQKAQTDKGPGLLAALVIYLFSMRRVYRFARMMKLRREGFAVIGDRFPQLGVPGPMDGLGLASSMEASGLVGLLARAEHRRYAAMVANRPDLVLRLNVSLDVAVARKPDHRLSSLARKVADVPRLTFEGAPIVEIDAEQPLEQVLAQARAAIAERLLALGAAPAQEAA; the protein is encoded by the coding sequence ATGAAATTCGAAACCCTGCCTCCCCTCATCGCCGTCGTCGGTTGCGACGGCTCGGGCAAGTCGACCGTGACCGAGGCGCTCTGCGCCTGGATGAACGAGCGCCGTCCCACGCGGATCTGCCACCTCGGCAAGCAGTCCGGCAATATCGGCCGCGCCATCGCGCGCCTGCCGCTGCTCGGCGGCAGGCTCGACAAGTCGATCCATGCCAAGGCGCAGAAAGCCCAGACCGACAAGGGCCCCGGCCTGCTCGCGGCGCTGGTGATCTACCTCTTCTCGATGCGCCGGGTGTACCGCTTTGCGCGCATGATGAAGCTGCGGCGCGAAGGTTTCGCCGTGATCGGCGACCGTTTCCCGCAGCTCGGGGTCCCCGGGCCGATGGACGGGCTGGGACTGGCCAGTTCGATGGAGGCCTCGGGCCTTGTCGGCCTGCTCGCGCGGGCCGAACACCGGCGTTACGCGGCGATGGTCGCCAATCGCCCTGATCTCGTGCTGCGGCTCAATGTCTCGCTCGACGTGGCGGTCGCCCGCAAGCCCGACCACCGGCTCTCCTCGCTTGCCCGCAAGGTCGCCGACGTGCCGCGCCTGACCTTTGAAGGGGCGCCGATCGTCGAAATCGACGCGGAGCAGCCGCTGGAACAGGTTCTTGCACAGGCCCGCGCTGCCATCGCCGAGCGGCTGCTTGCGCTGGGCGCGGCCCCTGCGCAGGAGGCCGCGTGA
- a CDS encoding response regulator transcription factor, translating into MPRLLIAEDDADLGPAMKRALELDGYVVDLVARGDEVGAALAASAYDVVLLDIGLPHMTGLEVLRELRSQRNATPVIVITALDRTTHRVAGLDAGADDYVVKPVDLEELAARIRAQLRRRDRRHDDSLCVGRVTLDFAGHVASMDGEEVPLTAKEFRVLALLMRRSRRFVSKADLEGELYDQDQWVESNTIEVAISALRRKFGRDFIRTARGLGYMVGGIEA; encoded by the coding sequence TTGCCGCGCCTGCTGATCGCCGAAGACGATGCCGACCTTGGCCCGGCGATGAAACGCGCGCTGGAGCTCGACGGCTACGTTGTCGACCTCGTCGCGCGCGGCGACGAAGTCGGCGCCGCGCTCGCCGCCAGCGCTTACGACGTTGTCCTGCTCGACATCGGCTTGCCGCACATGACCGGCCTCGAAGTGCTGCGCGAACTGCGTTCGCAGCGCAACGCGACGCCGGTCATCGTCATCACCGCGCTCGACCGCACCACCCACCGCGTCGCCGGGCTCGATGCCGGGGCGGACGACTATGTGGTCAAGCCCGTCGACCTCGAGGAACTGGCCGCCCGCATCCGCGCGCAGCTGCGCCGGCGCGACCGCCGCCATGACGACAGCCTGTGCGTGGGCCGGGTCACGCTCGACTTCGCGGGCCATGTCGCCAGCATGGACGGCGAGGAAGTCCCGCTCACCGCCAAGGAATTCCGCGTCCTCGCGCTCCTGATGCGGCGCAGCCGCCGCTTCGTGTCCAAGGCCGACCTCGAGGGCGAGCTCTACGACCAGGACCAGTGGGTGGAATCGAACACCATCGAGGTCGCCATCTCGGCCCTGCGCCGCAAGTTCGGGCGCGATTTCATCCGCACCGCGCGGGGGCTTGGCTACATGGTCGGCGGCATCGAGGCGTGA
- a CDS encoding HAMP domain-containing sensor histidine kinase yields MRRSSLSTRLYRRVLILLALTGLAMGAVIYSVANVEVGRAADAQLVNASRLLYMMMQDELTAGALAARGGGLGAETDPLLSSEERKAFHASYDWCMFAVFWQGQPVARSGWGAPIDLIPRTPGLHGFTAMGDRWRGYGLLGSDPRLLVVVAERDSMRQFSMVPVIRKLAVPLILLIGAAMIVLWWTLRKSLSEVERLASSLSARSLADLTPLQPEDWSRDLGPLITALNTLFARLEQAYELEQAFTDDVAHELRTPLAAIRAQAQLIHRTAPDALHEDLRRLLAAVDRANALIDGLLTLARLNATSVASRSVDVHALVADVVAEAVMNLPPEAMEFTVTPDHIVRWRCDPGALQIALSAVIANAALHACEGGHIDIAVVRGGDRLVITVGDRGSGVASTDRERVLRRFERGASPRPGSGLGLSIAVKAMALGGGTIRLEDRQDGPGLLVVLTLPARPD; encoded by the coding sequence GTGAGGCGCTCCTCGCTCTCGACCCGGCTCTATCGCCGCGTGCTGATCCTGCTGGCGCTGACCGGGCTCGCCATGGGCGCGGTGATCTACTCGGTCGCCAATGTCGAAGTCGGCCGGGCTGCGGACGCCCAGCTCGTCAACGCCTCGCGCCTGCTCTACATGATGATGCAGGACGAACTCACCGCCGGAGCGCTGGCCGCACGCGGCGGGGGGCTGGGCGCCGAGACCGATCCCCTGCTCTCCTCCGAAGAGCGCAAGGCGTTCCACGCCTCGTACGACTGGTGCATGTTCGCGGTGTTCTGGCAGGGCCAGCCGGTCGCGCGGTCGGGCTGGGGGGCGCCGATCGACCTCATCCCCAGGACGCCCGGGCTGCACGGCTTCACCGCCATGGGCGACCGCTGGCGCGGCTACGGCCTGCTCGGCAGCGATCCGCGCCTGCTGGTGGTCGTCGCCGAGCGCGATTCCATGCGCCAGTTCTCGATGGTGCCGGTGATCCGCAAGCTGGCGGTGCCGCTGATCCTGCTGATCGGCGCGGCCATGATCGTGCTCTGGTGGACGCTGCGCAAGAGCCTCTCGGAAGTGGAGCGGCTGGCCTCCTCGCTCAGCGCGCGCTCGCTGGCCGATCTCACGCCGTTGCAGCCCGAGGACTGGTCGCGCGATCTCGGGCCGCTGATCACCGCGCTCAACACGTTGTTCGCCCGGCTCGAACAGGCTTACGAGCTGGAGCAGGCCTTTACCGACGATGTCGCCCACGAACTGCGCACGCCGCTGGCCGCCATTCGCGCGCAGGCGCAGCTGATCCACCGCACCGCGCCGGACGCGCTGCACGAGGACCTGCGCCGCCTGCTCGCCGCCGTCGACCGCGCCAATGCCCTGATCGACGGCCTGCTCACGCTCGCCCGCCTCAACGCCACCTCGGTGGCCAGCCGCTCGGTCGACGTCCATGCGCTGGTGGCCGACGTGGTGGCCGAAGCGGTGATGAACCTGCCCCCCGAGGCGATGGAATTCACCGTCACGCCCGATCACATCGTGCGCTGGCGCTGCGATCCGGGGGCCTTGCAGATCGCGCTCTCGGCGGTGATCGCCAATGCCGCGCTCCATGCCTGCGAGGGCGGCCACATCGACATCGCCGTGGTGCGCGGCGGCGACCGGCTGGTGATCACGGTCGGGGACCGGGGCAGCGGCGTCGCCAGCACCGATCGCGAGCGGGTGCTGCGCCGCTTCGAGCGCGGCGCCTCGCCCCGGCCCGGCAGCGGGCTCGGCCTGTCGATCGCGGTCAAGGCGATGGCGCTGGGCGGCGGCACCATCCGCCTCGAGGACCGGCAGGACGGACCCGGCCTGCTGGTCGTGCTCACCCTGCCCGCCCGTCCCGATTGA
- a CDS encoding DNA alkylation repair protein — MSEPRPAAPLMKDMLGEAALGVIAAAGAAAAASTAAATAAATSGRFDHDGFLETARAGLASLSIMERVRHIADALAAALPPAYPEALEIVVAMGPHLGHAFQAVAVTEFVARRGLDHFDLSMAALARLTRHGTAEFAVRPFLAADPARTLDTMLEWSGHEDAHVRRLASEGCRPRLPWAGRIPALTADPTLAAAILERLKADPSLYVRKSVANHLNDIAKDAPDWVVARLGQWPQDDARTRWIVRHALRTLIKHGDPRALALIGAGHGAEVTPGEFTVTPARLRLGGEITIAAELTSTGRDVQRLVVDYRLHYARPSGKSAAKVFKLRTFDLAAGETVRLAIRQTIRDFSTQRHHPGVHAIDLLVNGKAVARGEFVLEQDLP; from the coding sequence ATGAGCGAGCCGCGTCCCGCCGCGCCGCTGATGAAGGACATGCTCGGCGAGGCGGCGCTCGGCGTCATCGCGGCGGCCGGTGCGGCGGCGGCCGCCTCCACCGCAGCTGCCACCGCAGCTGCAACCTCTGGCCGGTTCGATCACGACGGGTTTCTCGAAACCGCCCGGGCCGGGCTGGCATCGCTCTCGATCATGGAACGGGTGCGCCATATTGCCGATGCCCTGGCGGCGGCCTTGCCTCCGGCCTATCCCGAGGCGCTGGAGATCGTTGTCGCCATGGGGCCGCACCTTGGCCATGCCTTCCAGGCCGTCGCGGTCACCGAATTTGTCGCCCGGCGCGGCCTCGATCATTTCGACCTGTCGATGGCCGCGCTCGCCCGTCTCACCCGCCACGGCACGGCCGAATTCGCGGTGCGGCCGTTCCTGGCCGCCGACCCCGCGCGCACGCTGGACACGATGCTGGAATGGAGCGGGCACGAGGACGCGCATGTCCGCCGCCTCGCCAGCGAAGGCTGCCGCCCGCGCCTGCCGTGGGCCGGGCGGATTCCGGCGCTGACCGCCGATCCCACGCTGGCCGCGGCGATCCTCGAACGGCTGAAGGCGGACCCCAGCCTCTATGTGCGCAAGTCGGTCGCCAATCATCTCAACGACATCGCCAAGGACGCGCCGGACTGGGTCGTCGCGCGGCTGGGCCAGTGGCCGCAGGACGATGCGCGGACCCGCTGGATCGTCCGCCATGCCTTGCGCACCCTGATCAAGCACGGCGATCCCCGCGCGCTTGCGCTGATCGGGGCCGGGCACGGGGCGGAGGTGACACCGGGCGAGTTCACCGTCACCCCGGCCCGGCTGCGGCTGGGCGGGGAGATCACGATCGCCGCCGAACTGACCTCGACCGGCCGGGACGTGCAGCGGCTGGTGGTGGATTACCGCCTCCACTATGCGCGGCCCTCGGGCAAGAGCGCTGCCAAGGTGTTCAAGCTCAGGACTTTCGACCTTGCCGCGGGCGAGACGGTGCGTCTGGCCATCCGCCAGACGATCCGCGACTTTTCCACGCAGCGGCATCATCCCGGCGTCCACGCGATCGACCTGCTGGTCAACGGCAAGGCGGTGGCAAGGGGCGAATTTGTTTTGGAACAGGATCTCCCCTAA
- a CDS encoding glycoside hydrolase family 76 protein encodes MPKSRWLLLAVPLALCGADPAIAGASGETGAGVREGARAAERAGAAAAYLDAQWGRPGGWNASENWQRFVIVDALLDYQQRTGERQWSPRIAAAVRNREGLYLNDDALWAVIASVHAWQVDRDPALLDYAGTTFGTLVTTYWDDRCGGGIWWDPKRSYKNAITNELLFYAATQLYLATGQAGYRDWALRSWQWFRASSMIGADGLVNDGLDGLCRNNGQARFTYNQGVLIGALNDLTAITGDPQYRGVAVATALAATRRLSTPAGILREPVGSLGADGLMFKGVFAYHLGHLLDAMPDSAERRELARWTAANAEAVWRLSAAGTRGIAADWSLDAATWDAARDGQTATAAAAAQVSGLAMLLAAMAAGGPPPRAVVQAEGGPEQAR; translated from the coding sequence GTGCCGAAATCGAGATGGCTGCTGCTGGCCGTGCCCCTTGCGCTTTGCGGCGCCGATCCCGCCATCGCGGGCGCTTCCGGCGAGACCGGCGCCGGCGTACGGGAGGGCGCACGGGCAGCTGAGCGGGCGGGTGCGGCGGCGGCCTATCTCGACGCGCAATGGGGCAGGCCGGGCGGCTGGAACGCCAGCGAGAACTGGCAGCGCTTCGTGATCGTCGATGCCCTGCTCGACTACCAGCAGCGCACCGGCGAGCGACAATGGAGCCCCCGGATCGCCGCGGCCGTGCGCAACCGCGAGGGGCTCTATCTCAACGACGACGCGCTCTGGGCGGTCATCGCCAGTGTCCATGCCTGGCAGGTCGATCGCGATCCGGCGCTGCTCGACTATGCGGGCACGACGTTCGGCACGCTGGTGACGACCTATTGGGACGATCGCTGCGGTGGCGGCATCTGGTGGGATCCCAAGCGCAGCTACAAGAACGCGATCACCAACGAACTGCTGTTCTACGCCGCGACGCAGCTCTACCTGGCGACGGGGCAGGCGGGTTACCGGGACTGGGCGCTGCGCAGCTGGCAGTGGTTTCGCGCCTCCTCGATGATCGGTGCCGACGGCCTGGTCAACGACGGGCTCGACGGGCTTTGCCGCAACAACGGGCAGGCGCGCTTCACCTACAACCAGGGCGTGCTGATCGGCGCGCTGAACGACCTGACGGCCATCACCGGCGATCCGCAGTACCGCGGCGTCGCGGTGGCCACGGCGCTGGCGGCGACGCGCAGGCTGTCGACTCCCGCCGGAATCCTGCGCGAGCCGGTCGGCTCGCTCGGTGCCGACGGGCTGATGTTCAAGGGCGTGTTTGCCTATCACCTGGGCCATCTGCTCGACGCCATGCCCGACAGCGCCGAGCGGCGTGAACTCGCCCGCTGGACCGCTGCCAATGCCGAGGCGGTATGGCGGCTGAGCGCGGCGGGCACGCGGGGGATCGCGGCGGACTGGTCGCTCGACGCGGCGACCTGGGATGCCGCCCGCGACGGCCAGACCGCCACCGCCGCCGCCGCGGCACAGGTCTCCGGGCTCGCCATGCTGCTGGCCGCCATGGCCGCGGGCGGCCCGCCGCCGCGAGCGGTGGTGCAGGCCGAGGGCGGGCCGGAGCAGGCACGATGA
- a CDS encoding MucR family transcriptional regulator, with the protein MSDNDQPELARLTVELLSAYFANNSVPSSELPSLIEATRTALRGAPAPGEEVIETYVAAVTIEESLASPQHILSMIDGKGYKTLKRHLSNNGLTPEQYKARYNLPADYPLVAPDYSVLRRNFARKLGLGGRPAEAATPAIAAKPASKAPAKAATTKAPATETPPTETLAEKAPAAKAQAAKPARKVTAKKAAAPAAAAAKDSPAPAIASAPAVAAVATPAKAAPATGGAKKPRRMARPASPPSTPAKAAAAKAAPAKTAATKSKPTPAKAAAAKPQSAKPKNAKAAPKDKPVAPAARQATPAEKKAPAKAAAKAGAKAKPDATRTAKEKPAAKPAAKPAASSPAPDA; encoded by the coding sequence ATGTCTGACAACGATCAACCGGAACTGGCACGCCTCACCGTAGAATTGCTGAGCGCCTACTTCGCCAACAACAGTGTCCCCAGCAGCGAGCTGCCCAGCCTGATCGAAGCCACAAGGACCGCGCTGCGCGGCGCGCCTGCGCCCGGCGAGGAGGTGATCGAGACTTACGTCGCCGCCGTCACGATCGAGGAAAGCCTGGCTTCGCCGCAGCACATCCTCAGCATGATCGACGGCAAGGGTTACAAGACGCTCAAGCGGCATCTGTCGAACAACGGTCTCACGCCCGAGCAATACAAGGCGCGCTACAACCTGCCCGCCGACTATCCTCTCGTCGCCCCGGACTATTCCGTATTGCGCCGCAACTTTGCCCGCAAGCTCGGTCTTGGCGGACGTCCGGCAGAGGCGGCAACGCCCGCCATCGCGGCAAAGCCTGCCAGCAAGGCGCCTGCCAAGGCTGCGACCACCAAGGCGCCGGCCACCGAAACTCCGCCTACCGAAACTCTGGCCGAGAAAGCTCCGGCGGCAAAAGCGCAGGCCGCCAAGCCTGCCCGCAAGGTGACTGCCAAGAAGGCCGCCGCCCCGGCTGCCGCCGCCGCCAAGGACAGCCCGGCGCCCGCGATCGCCTCGGCCCCGGCGGTTGCCGCGGTTGCCACCCCCGCCAAGGCTGCGCCCGCGACAGGCGGCGCCAAGAAGCCCCGCCGCATGGCCCGGCCCGCTTCGCCGCCATCCACGCCGGCCAAGGCCGCCGCCGCCAAGGCTGCGCCCGCCAAGACCGCTGCAACCAAGTCCAAACCCACTCCGGCCAAGGCTGCTGCCGCCAAGCCCCAAAGCGCCAAACCCAAGAACGCCAAGGCCGCGCCCAAGGACAAGCCCGTGGCTCCCGCAGCCAGGCAGGCGACGCCCGCGGAAAAGAAGGCTCCGGCCAAGGCAGCGGCAAAAGCAGGCGCCAAGGCCAAGCCGGATGCGACCAGGACCGCCAAGGAAAAGCCCGCCGCAAAGCCGGCCGCAAAACCAGCTGCGAGCAGCCCGGCCCCTGACGCGTAA
- a CDS encoding response regulator gives MTRPVEEEIAGSLPIETVLIVDDDADWCEECAFSLRAMGYAPLVAGSAREAERLYAENDVAIVIVDYNMPGQDGISLIYELSQRADLRGRRLQFIMVTGNASKDVAVDAMRASAIDFLEKPVQQADLRRALQRTKGLRDAPGARGDLLGKISNLSQELRSLAQLLDEPEEQQGAAAAQGAAGGPIGPAQASVRLSHDHQPGELTAYIREILRKESKRREIGGGELFGDPAWEMLLDLLLAKIEGREVAVSSACIASGAPMSTALRLVRRLVAEDVLCRLPDEHDRRRHFLVINPNLEQPLIDYLSEQLHARKVGAALRAPGLVGQ, from the coding sequence GTGACAAGACCCGTGGAAGAAGAGATCGCCGGTTCGCTTCCGATCGAGACGGTGCTGATCGTCGATGACGATGCGGACTGGTGCGAGGAATGCGCCTTCAGCCTGCGGGCGATGGGATATGCCCCGCTGGTGGCCGGTAGCGCGCGCGAGGCGGAACGCCTCTATGCCGAGAATGACGTCGCCATCGTCATCGTCGATTACAACATGCCCGGGCAGGACGGCATCTCGCTGATCTACGAGCTGTCGCAAAGGGCTGACCTGCGCGGGCGGCGGCTGCAGTTCATCATGGTCACCGGTAATGCCAGCAAGGACGTCGCGGTTGACGCGATGCGCGCCTCGGCGATCGATTTCCTGGAAAAGCCGGTGCAGCAGGCCGATCTGCGGCGGGCGCTGCAGCGCACCAAGGGGCTGCGCGATGCGCCCGGCGCGCGCGGGGACCTGCTGGGCAAGATCAGCAATCTCAGCCAGGAACTGCGCAGCCTGGCGCAATTGCTGGATGAACCGGAGGAGCAGCAGGGTGCCGCGGCCGCCCAGGGCGCTGCCGGCGGGCCGATCGGCCCGGCCCAGGCCTCCGTCCGCCTGTCGCACGATCACCAGCCGGGCGAGCTTACCGCCTATATCCGCGAAATCCTGCGCAAGGAAAGCAAGCGCCGCGAGATCGGCGGGGGCGAACTGTTTGGCGATCCGGCCTGGGAAATGCTGCTGGATCTGCTGCTGGCCAAGATCGAGGGGCGCGAAGTGGCGGTTTCCAGCGCCTGCATTGCCTCGGGCGCGCCGATGAGCACGGCCCTGCGGCTGGTTCGGCGGCTTGTCGCGGAAGACGTCCTGTGCCGCCTGCCCGACGAGCATGACCGGCGGCGGCACTTCCTGGTCATCAACCCCAATCTCGAACAGCCACTGATCGACTATCTGTCCGAGCAGCTGCACGCGCGCAAGGTCGGTGCAGCCCTCAGGGCGCCGGGGCTGGTGGGCCAGTAA
- a CDS encoding TadE family protein, which produces MAALEFVFLAPALLLLVFGTIVYSIYFSALIGVRQAAAEGARAAVAGLSSPERASLARARAAAVMDNYKTLLGNSSTPVITASADGTGAFTVAVSYDMSRSPIMRYGNMVPLPTANLSASVIVTNGGY; this is translated from the coding sequence ATGGCGGCGCTGGAGTTCGTTTTCCTGGCTCCGGCGCTGCTTCTCCTGGTCTTCGGCACCATCGTCTATTCGATCTATTTCAGCGCGCTGATCGGCGTGCGGCAGGCCGCTGCCGAAGGCGCGCGGGCGGCGGTTGCCGGGCTCTCGTCCCCGGAACGGGCGAGCCTCGCCCGGGCCCGGGCGGCGGCGGTGATGGACAATTACAAGACGCTGCTCGGCAACAGCAGCACGCCGGTTATCACCGCCAGCGCCGACGGCACCGGCGCCTTCACCGTCGCGGTCAGCTATGACATGAGCAGGAGCCCGATCATGCGTTACGGCAACATGGTTCCGCTGCCGACGGCGAACCTCAGTGCCAGCGTCATCGTGACCAACGGCGGCTATTGA
- a CDS encoding Flp family type IVb pilin: MKDMVLKFLVRLKTDERGLTAVEYAVLGAIVVGGIVAVGDAFQADLSTAFGHLFDQT; this comes from the coding sequence ATGAAGGACATGGTTCTCAAGTTCCTGGTCCGCCTCAAGACCGATGAACGCGGCCTCACGGCCGTTGAATACGCGGTTCTCGGCGCCATCGTAGTGGGCGGGATCGTTGCGGTCGGCGATGCGTTCCAGGCCGATCTTTCGACGGCATTCGGGCATCTGTTCGACCAGACCTGA
- a CDS encoding IS5 family transposase (programmed frameshift), protein MSDLYWLTEEQMARLSPYFPKSHGKPRVDDRRVLSGIIFVNRNGLRWRDAPREYGPHKTLYNRWKRWGAMGVFTRMMEGLSAKKAEPQTVMIDATYLKAHRTASSLGVKKGNLGRLIGRTKGGMNTKLHAVTDANGRPLSFFITAGQVSDYTGAAALLDDLPKAQWMLADRGYDAEWFRDALERKGIKPCIPGRKSRYFPVKYDKRRYKRRNRIEIMFGRLKDWRRVATRYDRCPTVFFSALALAATVLFWL, encoded by the exons ATGAGCGACCTGTATTGGCTGACGGAGGAGCAGATGGCGCGTCTGTCGCCTTATTTCCCCAAGAGCCATGGCAAACCCCGGGTTGATGACCGGCGGGTGCTGAGCGGGATCATCTTCGTCAACCGCAACGGCCTGCGCTGGCGAGATGCGCCCAGGGAATATGGTCCGCACAAGACATTGTATAACCGCTGGAAACGGTGGGGCGCGATGGGAGTGTTCACCCGAATGATGGAGGGCCTGTCTGCCAAGAAGGCTGAGCCTCAGACCGTCATGATCGATGCAACCTATCTGAAGGCTCACCGCACGGCTTCCAGCCTTGGGGTAAAAAAGGGGA ATCTCGGCCGTCTGATCGGACGGACCAAGGGCGGGATGAATACCAAGCTTCACGCCGTCACGGATGCCAACGGCCGCCCCTTGAGCTTCTTCATCACGGCCGGCCAGGTGAGCGATTACACCGGCGCGGCAGCCCTGCTCGATGATCTGCCCAAGGCGCAGTGGATGCTGGCTGACCGGGGCTATGACGCCGAGTGGTTCAGGGACGCGCTCGAGCGAAAGGGCATCAAGCCTTGCATTCCTGGCCGAAAATCTCGTTATTTTCCCGTCAAATACGACAAGCGCCGGTACAAACGGCGCAACCGCATCGAGATCATGTTTGGTCGCCTGAAAGACTGGCGTCGCGTGGCAACCCGCTACGACCGCTGCCCAACCGTCTTCTTCTCCGCCCTTGCTCTCGCGGCCACCGTACTCTTCTGGCTGTGA
- a CDS encoding MarR family winged helix-turn-helix transcriptional regulator codes for MEIDLTPAALLALRKILDAAELENRKMAAATGLTSSQALVLRQIGGHETITPSAVASVLGFGQATITNIVDRLVAAQLVTRTRGLADKRQVLLQVTELGREKLRASPFPLQMRFSQGFAGLAAWEQAMILAGLERLDALLAPEVAGPN; via the coding sequence ATGGAAATCGACCTCACGCCGGCGGCCCTTCTGGCCCTGCGAAAAATTCTTGACGCGGCCGAGTTGGAGAACCGGAAAATGGCTGCCGCGACGGGCCTGACCTCCTCGCAGGCATTGGTGCTGCGGCAGATCGGCGGCCATGAGACGATTACGCCGAGCGCCGTCGCCAGCGTCCTGGGCTTTGGGCAGGCGACGATCACCAATATTGTCGATCGTCTCGTGGCAGCGCAGCTCGTAACGCGAACGCGCGGTCTTGCCGATAAGCGGCAGGTCCTGTTGCAGGTCACCGAACTGGGGCGGGAAAAGCTCAGGGCTTCGCCGTTTCCGCTCCAGATGCGCTTCAGTCAGGGGTTTGCCGGTCTTGCTGCCTGGGAACAGGCGATGATCCTGGCCGGGCTCGAGCGGCTCGATGCCTTGCTCGCGCCCGAGGTGGCAGGCCCGAACTGA
- the ectA gene encoding diaminobutyrate acetyltransferase, with translation MLREPKAEDGPAVSALIAASPPLDGNSAYCNLLQCSDFAGTCVVAERNGRIVGWISAYRPPSHPERLFVWQVAVAAEARGQGLGGRMLDALIVRPASRGACELTTTITEANPASWALFTAFARRHGAVLTRSVRFDRESHFAGAHDTEWQACIAPLPFNSSN, from the coding sequence ATCCTGCGCGAACCCAAAGCAGAGGATGGACCGGCCGTTTCCGCACTGATCGCCGCCTCGCCGCCGCTCGACGGCAACTCGGCTTATTGCAATCTCCTGCAGTGCAGCGATTTCGCCGGCACTTGCGTCGTTGCCGAGAGGAACGGCCGCATTGTCGGTTGGATTTCCGCCTATCGGCCTCCTTCGCATCCCGAGCGGCTGTTCGTCTGGCAGGTTGCCGTCGCGGCCGAAGCGCGCGGCCAAGGCCTCGGCGGGCGCATGCTCGACGCGCTGATCGTGCGCCCGGCATCGCGCGGCGCCTGCGAACTCACCACCACCATTACCGAGGCCAATCCGGCTTCCTGGGCCCTCTTCACGGCCTTCGCGCGGCGCCACGGCGCCGTGCTGACCCGCTCCGTGCGCTTCGATCGCGAAAGCCACTTTGCCGGAGCACACGATACCGAATGGCAGGCGTGCATCGCCCCCCTGCCCTTCAATTCGTCCAACTGA